The following proteins are co-located in the Maridesulfovibrio sp. genome:
- the argB gene encoding acetylglutamate kinase yields the protein MNMEHDITRAKFLIESLPYIKEFYGETIVIKYGGNAMIDEDLKRAFALNIILLKYIGINPVVVHGGGPQIQKMLSALNIDSQFKSGYRVTDEATMDVVEMVLVGQVNKQIVNLINLNGGKAVGLSGKDGMLIKAEQKELVIESETKAPEIIDLGKVGEVTEVNTTLIESLQSEGFIPVIAPVGVDEEGSTYNINADSVAGAVAAAMNAKRLHLLTDVQGLLDADKNLISSLTCREAAEAIDSGIAKGGMIPKLSCCLEAVHSGVEKAHIIDGRVENCVLLELFTKSGIGTEIVS from the coding sequence ATGAATATGGAACATGATATTACAAGGGCCAAATTTCTGATTGAATCGCTGCCGTACATCAAAGAATTCTACGGCGAAACAATCGTCATCAAATACGGCGGCAACGCCATGATCGATGAAGACCTGAAGCGAGCATTCGCCCTGAACATCATCCTACTGAAATACATCGGCATCAATCCGGTAGTGGTGCATGGAGGCGGGCCGCAGATTCAAAAAATGCTCAGCGCGCTGAACATCGACAGCCAGTTCAAGAGCGGATACCGGGTCACAGACGAAGCGACAATGGATGTCGTCGAAATGGTTCTGGTGGGTCAGGTCAACAAACAGATCGTCAATCTGATCAACCTGAACGGCGGTAAGGCTGTTGGACTTTCCGGTAAGGATGGCATGCTTATCAAGGCCGAACAAAAGGAACTGGTCATTGAATCCGAGACTAAAGCACCTGAAATTATCGACCTCGGCAAGGTCGGCGAAGTGACCGAAGTCAACACCACTCTCATCGAGTCACTGCAAAGCGAAGGCTTCATCCCGGTTATCGCCCCCGTAGGCGTAGACGAAGAAGGTTCCACCTACAACATCAACGCCGACTCTGTTGCCGGAGCTGTTGCCGCAGCCATGAACGCTAAGCGCCTGCACCTGCTGACCGACGTACAAGGACTGCTCGATGCAGATAAGAATCTTATTTCTTCACTGACTTGCCGCGAAGCAGCCGAGGCCATTGATTCCGGTATTGCCAAAGGCGGAATGATCCCCAAACTGAGCTGCTGCCTTGAAGCTGTTCACAGCGGAGTTGAGAAAGCTCACATCATTGACGGACGGGTTGAAAACTGCGTGCTGCTCGAACTTTTCACCAAGAGCGGTATCGGAACAGAGATCGTAAGTTAG
- the satP gene encoding acetate uptake transporter produces the protein MESKLANPAPLGLMGFGMTTILLNIHNAGFFPISSMILAMGIFYGGIAQVIAGVMEFKKGNTFGTTAFTSYGLFWLTLVALIVMPKMGLAEPTPHAFMGWYLLLWGIFTLFMFVGTLKGNKVLQFIFFSLTVLFFLLAVRDFTGNHFIGTIAGWEGIVCGASAFYLAMAEVINEQHGRTVLPIG, from the coding sequence ATGGAATCAAAACTCGCTAACCCCGCCCCGTTAGGCCTTATGGGCTTCGGCATGACCACCATCCTGTTGAATATCCATAACGCAGGATTTTTCCCCATCAGCTCCATGATCTTGGCTATGGGTATTTTTTACGGCGGCATCGCGCAGGTAATCGCCGGAGTGATGGAATTCAAGAAAGGCAATACCTTCGGAACCACTGCCTTCACTTCCTACGGCCTGTTCTGGCTGACCCTCGTAGCATTGATTGTAATGCCCAAGATGGGACTGGCAGAACCCACCCCGCACGCATTCATGGGCTGGTACCTGCTCCTGTGGGGTATCTTCACCCTGTTTATGTTCGTTGGCACCCTGAAAGGCAACAAGGTACTGCAGTTCATCTTCTTTTCCCTGACAGTACTTTTCTTCCTGCTGGCTGTGCGCGATTTCACCGGCAACCACTTCATTGGCACCATTGCCGGATGGGAAGGAATAGTCTGCGGAGCATCCGCATTCTACCTCGCCATGGCTGAAGTCATCAACGAACAGCACGGCCGTACTGTCCTGCCCATCGGCTAA